ATCGAGGAACAACAGCGTGTGGTGACCGACTGGGAGGTCAGGCGGGGGTTCGAACGCGCCTGACGAGGGGACCCCGTGAAACGAGGACGAGCGCAGCGCGAGTGCATCCGGCCGGGGCGACGTGTTCGCCGCCTGCGCGCACTCTTCCATGACCCGAAGGTGAAAGCATGAGTGTTCCCGTTGCCAACTGGTCCTACCCGACTGCCATCAAGTTCGGTCCTGGACGGATTGTGGAGCTCGCTGATCATTGCCAGGCGGCTGGAATCACGCGCCCGCTTCTCGTCACCGACAGGGGGCTCGCCGAACTGGCGATCGTCGCGCGGGCGCTGGACATCCTCGATGCCGGAGGTCTGGGCCGCGCACTGTTCGCGGATATCGATCCGAACCCGACCGAAGCGAACATGGAGGCCGGGACCGCGGCCTTCCGCGCGGGCGGGCACGATGGGGTCGTATGTATCGGTGGCGGATCCGCGCTCGATCTCGGGAAGATGATCGCCTTGATGGCCGGGCAGAAGATACCCGTCTGGGACCTGGAGGACATCGGGGATTACTGGACCCGCGCCGACGCGTCCAGGATCGCTCCGATCATCGCCGTGCCGACCACTGCGGGCACCGGCTCCGAGGTCGGACGCGCCGGCGTTCTGACGAATTCTAAAACGCACAGGAAGAAGATCATCTTTCACCCGAAGCTCATGCCGACCATAACGATCTGCGACCCGGAACTGACCGTCGGGATGCCGAGGGGCATCACCGCGGGCACCGGTATGGATGCGCTGGCCCATTGTCTCGAGGCGTTCTGCAGTCCGCACTATCACCCGATGAGCCAGGGCATCGCATTGGAGGGTATGCGCCTGGTTCTGGAAAACCTCCCGCGGGTCCATGCCGACGGTAGCGATATCGAGGCGCGGGCGCACATGATGAGCGCCGCCATGATGGGCGCGGTAGCTTTTCAGAAGGGACTGGGCGCGATCCATGCCCTCAGCCATCCCGTGGGCGCGGTCTACAACACCCATCACGGCACCACGAACGCTGTCGTCATGCCCATGGTTCTGGCCTTCAACCGCCCTGCGATCGAAGCCCGCATCGAGCGTGCTGCGCCCTACCTCGGCATTGCGGGGGGCTTCGACGGCTTCGTGGCGCGCGTCCTGGCGCTAAGGGCGGACCTCGGGATCCCCGCTACGCTTTCCGAGATGGGTGTGGAGCCCGCGCACCTCGACGAACTGACTGAAATGGCGCTGGAAGATCCGACCTGCGCGGGAAACCCTGTCCAGATGACGCGGGAGAATACGCGCGCGCTTTTCGACGCTTGTATGGGGGTGGACAGAGGAATCAACTGACGCCGATTTCTTCAAATCATTCAGTGACCTAGGGGCCAAGAGTCCCCCTCTAAAAAGATAATTGTGGCCCAGCAAATTATTATAACGCATACACTTATCTATATGAGGCCAACAGGCTCTGCACCACCGTCGGTCAGGCGGGAATGGCGAGCGACCCGCGCTACGCGAAGGCAAGCGACCGGACCGGGCACGCCGAGGAGATCCAGGCCGAACTGGGCTTCGCCGACGGCGAGATCGACCGGATGATCGGGGCAGGCGTATCAGGGGGTGCGGACGAAGGCCAATAGGCGACTGTGCTCGAAACGCGGGCCCTTGCCGAAACCTGCGCGGGCAGCAAGTGTCCCCGGCGCTAACGCATTGTCGATGGCAGCCAGAGCACAAGCTGCGGCAGCGCAACGAGAAGCGCAATCACCAGAATATGCGCGACGACGTGCGGCCAGACACCGGCGAAGATCTCTCCGATCGGCTGCTTCGCATAGCGCGCGACCACAAACACGTTGAGGCCCACGGGCGGCGTGATCAGGCCGACCTCGGCCGTGATGATGACCAGGACACCGAACCAGACCGGATCGAAACCGAGATCGATGATTACGGGCAGCAGGATGGGCACGGTGAGGATGAGGATCGCGATCTGGTCCATCAGGCAGCCGAGCACCAGGTAGCCCAGGATAATCAATGCCATGATCAGGTACGGCGTGACGTCGAGTGCCGCGACCCACGCGACAAGCATCTGAGTGGTCTGGGTCAGCGTGAAGAAATAGCCGAAGATGTGCGCGCCCATGATGATCATCATGATCATGCAGGTTGCATGTCCGGCGCGCGTGGCCGCCTGCAATACCAGGGCAGGCCGCACCCGGCCCGCACCCAGCGCGATGGCGAAGGCCCCCAGCGCCCCGATACCCGATGCCTCGGTCGGCGTGGCGATGCCGGTGTAGATCACGCCCGTGACGGAGAACAGCAGGACGAGCATGGGCCCCACGATCCGCAGCGAGGCCAGCTTTTCGCGCATCGTGTAGGCGCGCGACCGCTGCGCCCGGCTCGGGTCGCGCCAGATCAGCGTGAGGATCGTCGCGACGATTGCGAATGTAACGATGATTCCCGGGATGATGCCGCCGATGAGCAGCGCGCCGATGTCGACGTCTGCGATGATCCCGTAGATGACCAGCGCGACGCTGGGGGGGATCAGCATGGCGAGCGTACCAGAGACGGCAACGACCCCGCAGGCGAGCCGAGGCTCGTACCCGCGCTCAAGCATCGCCGGAATAGAGGTAGCCGAAAGCGTTGCCGCTGCGGCCGTGCTCGAGCCCGAGATGGCGCCGAATCCCGCTCCTGCAAGCGAGGTCGCGATGGCAAGGCCGCCCGGCACGCGCCCCACCCATGTCGCTGCCGCCGAGAAGAGGCTGTTCGCGACCCCGCTCAGGATCACGAATTCGGCCATCAGGATGAACATGGGCACAGCGATCAGTTCGTAGGAGCTGACCGTGGACAGCGGTGCGGTCTTGAGCACGCCCAGCACGATGTCGAGGTTGCCGATCCACCAGAGGCCGGCGGTGCCGACAACGGCGAGCGAGAAGCCGACCGGCGTCCCCAGCGCCAGCAACACGACGAGCAGGAGGAACCCCGCGGCCGCGAGCATCAGGGTGCCTCCTCGGTTCCGGCAAGCGGAGGCAGCGGCGCAAAGTCGCGCTCGAGTGCGAACGAGACCGCGTGGCCAAGTGTCGCGAGCACGAGGCGCAGGAAAAGCAGGCTGATCCCCAGCGGAACGAAGGACAGGGCGACCCACATCGGCCAGGCGATGGCGCCGGCCAGCGCCTCGCCGACCACATAGCTGGACCACGCGCGCCCGACACCAACCCAGAGGGCGAGCCCGAACACGACGCAGGAGACGGCGCCCGCGACGAACTGGCTGGCATGCCGGGCGCGCCGCCCCAGCCGGTTCTGCACGATGTCAACCGCGACATGGCCGTGATAGCGGAAGGTATCGGAAAGGAAGAAGAAGAAGATCCCAACCATGAGATAAATCGATATCAGATCGTATGACCAGGAAAACGGGGCGTTGAAGAAATACCTCGCGAAGACGTCGCCGGCGACGATCACCATGACTGCAAGCAT
This is a stretch of genomic DNA from Futiania mangrovi. It encodes these proteins:
- a CDS encoding iron-containing alcohol dehydrogenase, which translates into the protein MSVPVANWSYPTAIKFGPGRIVELADHCQAAGITRPLLVTDRGLAELAIVARALDILDAGGLGRALFADIDPNPTEANMEAGTAAFRAGGHDGVVCIGGGSALDLGKMIALMAGQKIPVWDLEDIGDYWTRADASRIAPIIAVPTTAGTGSEVGRAGVLTNSKTHRKKIIFHPKLMPTITICDPELTVGMPRGITAGTGMDALAHCLEAFCSPHYHPMSQGIALEGMRLVLENLPRVHADGSDIEARAHMMSAAMMGAVAFQKGLGAIHALSHPVGAVYNTHHGTTNAVVMPMVLAFNRPAIEARIERAAPYLGIAGGFDGFVARVLALRADLGIPATLSEMGVEPAHLDELTEMALEDPTCAGNPVQMTRENTRALFDACMGVDRGIN
- a CDS encoding TRAP transporter small permease, coding for MREGDSGRGRRVFAVLDLTIHSVERVLRFIGACMMLAVMVIVAGDVFARYFFNAPFSWSYDLISIYLMVGIFFFFLSDTFRYHGHVAVDIVQNRLGRRARHASQFVAGAVSCVVFGLALWVGVGRAWSSYVVGEALAGAIAWPMWVALSFVPLGISLLFLRLVLATLGHAVSFALERDFAPLPPLAGTEEAP
- a CDS encoding TRAP transporter large permease, giving the protein MLAAAGFLLLVVLLALGTPVGFSLAVVGTAGLWWIGNLDIVLGVLKTAPLSTVSSYELIAVPMFILMAEFVILSGVANSLFSAAATWVGRVPGGLAIATSLAGAGFGAISGSSTAAAATLSATSIPAMLERGYEPRLACGVVAVSGTLAMLIPPSVALVIYGIIADVDIGALLIGGIIPGIIVTFAIVATILTLIWRDPSRAQRSRAYTMREKLASLRIVGPMLVLLFSVTGVIYTGIATPTEASGIGALGAFAIALGAGRVRPALVLQAATRAGHATCMIMMIIMGAHIFGYFFTLTQTTQMLVAWVAALDVTPYLIMALIILGYLVLGCLMDQIAILILTVPILLPVIIDLGFDPVWFGVLVIITAEVGLITPPVGLNVFVVARYAKQPIGEIFAGVWPHVVAHILVIALLVALPQLVLWLPSTMR